Proteins from a genomic interval of Harpia harpyja isolate bHarHar1 chromosome 7, bHarHar1 primary haplotype, whole genome shotgun sequence:
- the CHD5 gene encoding chromodomain-helicase-DNA-binding protein 5 isoform X4 produces the protein MRGPAGAGRELPDDAENEEDVSEEDDGVLEGLDEFFTEEQVAVQKKKKSKKLKDGKAAKIKRRKKEGSNDEMSDNDEEIEEKSESEGSDYSPNKKKKKKLKDKKEKKPKRKKKDEEEDDNEDGGLKEPKSSAQLMEEWGLDDVDYIFSEEDYHTLTNYKAFSQFLRPLIAKKNPKIPMSKMMTVLGAKWREFSANNPFKGSSAAAAAAAVAAAVETVTVAPPLAASPQQSALPTIIRKAKTKEGKGPGVRKKIKGSKDGKKKGKGKKMAGLKFRFGGIPSKRKKGSSSEEEEREESDFDSASINSSSVRSECSAGLGKRGKRRRKKKRIEEGDGYETDHQDYCEVCQQGGEIILCDTCPRAYHLVCLDPELEKAPEGKWSCPHCEKEGIQWEPKEEEEEEEEGGEEEEDDHMEFCRVCKDGGELLCCDTCPSSYHLHCLNPPLPEIPNGEWLCPRCTCPPLKGKVQRILHWAWKEPPATPLPPVLPTPDAELALPAPKVLEGIPEREFFVKWAGLSYWHCSWVKELQLELYHTVMYRNYQRKNDMDEPPAFDYGSGDEDSQREKRKNKDPQYAKMEERFYRYGIKPEWMMIHRILNHSFDKKGDIHYLIKWKDLPYDQCTWEIDEIDIPYYENLKHLYWNHRELMLGEDTRPLKKLNKKGKKLKEEKLEKPPETPLVDPTVKFDKQPWYIDATGGTLHPYQLEGLNWLRFSWAQGTDTILADEMGLGKTVQTIVFLYSLYKEGHSKGPYLVSAPLSTIINWEREFEMWAPDFYVVTYTGDKESRSVIRENEFSFEDNAIRSGKKVFRMKEAQIKFHVLLTSYELITIDQAVLGSIEWACLVVDEAHRLKNNQSKFFRVLNSYKIDYKLLLTGTPLQNNLEELFHLLNFLTPERFNNLEGFLEEFADISKEDQIKKLHDLLGPHMLRRLKADVFKNMPAKTELIVRVELSQMQKKYYKFILTRNFEALNSKGGGNQVSLLNIMMDLKKCCNHPYLFPVAAVEAPVLPNGSYDGNSLVKSSGKLMLLQKMLKKLRDGGHRVLIFSQMTKMLDLLEDFLEYEGYKYERIDGGITGGLRQEAIDRFNAPGAQQFCFLLSTRAGGLGINLATADTVIIYDSDWNPHNDIQAFSRAHRIGQNKKVMIYRFVTRASVEERITQVAKRKMMLTHLVVRPGLGSKSGSMTKQELDDILKFGTEELFKDDVEGMVSQGQRITMPDAVTPFSDALSTKGGAVTPGMKKKHSGTPPGDNKDVDDSSVIHYDDAAISKLLDRNQDATDDTELQNMNEYLSSFKVAQYVVREEDGVEEVEREIIKQEENVDPDYWEKLLRHHYEQQQEDLARNLGKGKRIRKQVNYNDASQEDQEWQDELSDNQSEYSIGSEDEDEDFEERPEGQSGRRQSRRQLKSDRDKPLPPLLARVGGNIEVLGFNARQRKAFLNAIMRWGMPPQDAFNSHWLVRDLRGKSEKEFRAYVSLFMRHLCEPGADGAETFADGVPREGLSRQHVLTRIGVMSLVRKKVQEFEHVNGKYSTPDLILEGPESKKSSEIVSSGPNTPIPASPAHMHAGSVALVDKIETQLGFQEEKEQVEQKSRKVSDSQVPVSAEKAESEECTESCDSKEKPRVEKQEESEKAEPSPEPLVKDEGIQEKEKPLEKPELNSSLGKGEDKEVKPAEDAKAEEKEQSEAQQNGDREEEEDGKKDDRNMNFRFMFNIADGGFTELHTLWQNEERAAISSGKIYDIWHRRHDYWLLAGIVTHGYARWQDIQNDPRYVILNEPFKSEIHKGNYLEMKNKFLARRFKLLEQALVIEEQLRRAAYLNMTQDPSHPAMALNARLAEVECLAESHQHLSKESLAGNKPANAVLHKVLNQLEELLSDMKADVTRLPSMLSRIPPVAARLQMSERSILSRLATRGGDPAVQQGSFGSSQIYNNNFGPNFRGPGPGGIVNYSQMPLGPYVTDI, from the exons atgcgggggccggcgggggccggcCGGGAGCTGCCGGACGACGCGGAGAACGAGGAGGACGTCTCGG AAGAAGATGATGGGGTGCTGGAAGGACTCGATGAGTTTTTCACAGAAGAGCAAGTCgctgtgcagaaaaaaaagaaatccaagaagCTGAAAGATGGCAAGGCTGCCAAAatcaagaggaggaagaaggag GGGAGCAATGACGAAATGTCAGACAATGATGAGGAGATTGAGGAGAAGTCTGAGAGTGAAGGGAGTGACTATTCCCccaacaaaaagaagaagaaaaaactgaaggacaagaaggagaaaaagccaaaacggaagaagaaggatgaagaggaggatgaCAACGAGGATGGAGGTCTAAAG GAGCCCAAGAGCTCAGCCCAGCTGATGGAAGAATGGGGCCTTGATGACGTAGATTACATCTTCTCAGAAGAAGATTATCATACTCTGACCAATTACAAGGCTTTCAGCCAGTTCCTCAG GCCTCTGATCGCCAAGAAGAACCCCAAGATCCCCATGTCCAAGATGATGACCGTGCTTGGTGCCAAGTGGCGAGAGTTCAGTGCCAACAACCCGTTCAagggcagctcagcagcagcagcagcagcggctgtTGCTGCAGCTGTGGAGACGGTCACTGTCGCTCCACCGCTTGCCGCCAGCCCCCAGCAGTCTGCCTTGCCCACCATCATCAGGAAGGCTAAGACCAAGGAGGGCAAGG GTCCGGGAGTGCGGAAGAAAATCAAGGGCTCCAAAGAcgggaagaaaaaagggaaggggaaaaagatggCAGGCTTGAAATTCCGGTTTGGAGGAATccccagcaaaaggaaaaagggcTCCTCT AGCGAAGAGGAGGAACGGGAGGAATCCGACTTTGACAGTGCCAGCATCAACAGCTCCTCAGTGCGCTCCGAGTGCTCGGCTGGcctggggaagagagggaagaggaggagaaagaaaaagagga TCGAAGAAGGGGACGGGTACGAGACGGACCACCAGGACTACTGCGAGGTgtgccagcagggaggagagaTCATCCTGTGCGACACCTGTCCTCGCGCCTACCACCTCGTCTGCCTGGACCCCGAGCTGGAGAAGGCCCCCGAGGGCAAGTGGAGCTGCCCCCACTGC GAGAAGGAGGGCATCCAGTGGGAGccgaaggaggaggaggaggaggaagaggaaggtggtgaggaggaggaggacgaccACATGGAGTTCTGCCGGGTCTGTAAGGATGGaggggagctgctgtgctgcGACACCTGCCCGTCCTCCTACCACCTCCACTGCCTGAACCCGCCACTGCCAGAAATACCAAACGGTGAATGGCTCTGCCCTCGCTGTACA TGCCCTCCCTTGAAGGGCAAAGTCCAACGCATCCTGCACTGGGCCTGGAAGGAGCCGCCGGCCACCCCGCTCCCACCTGTGCTGCCCACCCCGGACGCGGAGCTGGCCCTCCCCGCGCCAAAGGTGCTGGAGGGGATCCCAGAGCGCGAGTTTTTTGTGAAGTGGGCAGGCCTCTCCTACTGGCACTGCTCCTGGGTCAAGGAGCTGCAG CTGGAGCTCTACCACACTGTGATGTACCGCAACTACCAACGGAAGAACGACATGGATGAGCCACCGGCCTTCGACTACGGCTCTGGGGACGAGGACAGCCAGAGGGAGAAGCGGAAGAACAAAGACCCGCAGTACGCCAAGATGGAGGAGCGGTTCTACCGCTACGGCATCAAGCCTGAGTGGATGATGATCCACCGCATCCTGAACCACAG CTTTGATAAAAAGGGAGACATCCATTACCTGATCAAGTGGAAAGACCTGCCCTACGACCAGTGCACCTGGGAGATCGATGAGATAGACATCCCATACTATGAAAACCTCAAACACCTCTACTGGAACCACAG GGAGCTGATGCTGGGGGAGGACACGCGCCCTCTGAAGAAGCTgaacaagaaagggaaaaagctgaaagaggagaagctggaaaagccTCCAGAAACGCCTCTCGTGGAT CCTACGGTGAAGTTTGACAAGCAGCCGTGGTACATCGATGCCACGGGAGGCACGCTCCATCCTTACCAGCTCGAAGGGCTAAACTGGCTGAGATTTTCCTGGGCCCAAGGAACGGATACTATCCTGGCTGATGAGATGGGGCTGGGGAAGACTGTGCAGACTATTGTGTTCTTGTATTCTCTGTACAAGGAG GGCCACTCGAAAGGGCCGTATCTGGTCAGCGCCCCTCTCTCCACCATCATCAACTGGGAGCGTGAGTTTGAGATGTGGGCACCCGACTTCTACGTCGTGACCTACACGGGCGACAAAGAAAGCCGGTCGGTCATCCgggaaaatgaattttcttttgaagacaacGCCATCCGGAGTGGAAAGAAGGTCTTCCGGATGAAG GAAGCGCAGATCAAGTTCCATGTCCTGCTCACCTCCTACGAGCTGATCACTATTGACCAGGCGGTGCTGGGCTCCATTGAGTGGGCCTGTCTGGTGGTGGATGAAGCGCACAGGCTGAAGAACAACCAGTCCAAG ttctTTAGAGTACTAAATAGCTACAAGATCGATTACAAGCTGCTGCTCACCGGCACTCCGCTCCAGAACAACTTGGAAGAGCTCTTCCACCTGCTCAATTTCCTGACTCCTGAGAGGTTTAA TAACCTGGAGGGGTTCCTGGAGGAGTTTGCAGACATCTCCAAGGAGGACCAGATCAAAAAGCTCCATGATCTGCTGGGTCCCCACATGCTGCGGCGGCTCAAGGCAGATGTGTTCAAGAACATGCCGGCCAAGACAGAGCTGATCGTGAGAGTGGAGCTGAGCCAGATGCAGAA GAAGTACTACAAGTTCATACTGACGAGGAATTTCGAAGCCCTGAATTCGAAAGGTGGTGGGAACCAGGTCTCGCTGCTCAACATCATGATGGACCTGAAGAAGTGCTGTAATCACCCGTACCTCTTCCCTGTGGCGGCAGTG GAGGCCCCGGTTCTGCCCAATGGATCCTACGATGGGAATTCTTTGGTCAAATCTTCTGGGAAACTGATGCTGCTCCAAAAGATGCTGAAGAAGTTACGGGATGGGGGTCACAGAGTTCTCATCTTCTCCCAG ATGACGAAGATGCTGGACTTGCTGGAGGACTTCCTGGAGTACGAAGGCTACAAGTACGAGCGGATAGACGGGGGCATCACCGGCGGCCTGCGCCAGGAGGCCATAGACAGGTTTAACG CTCCTGGTGCTCAGcagttctgctttctcctctctaCCCGCGCTGGCGGTCTGGGCATAAACCTTGCTACGGCCGACACAGTCATTATTTATGATTCTGACTGGAATCCCCACAATGACATCCAG GCTTTCAGCAGAGCTCACCGCATCGGCCAGAACAAGAAGGTGATGATCTATCGCTTTGTGACCAGAGCCTCTGTTGAAGAGCGCATCACCCAGGTGGCCAAAAGGAAGATGATGCTTACCCACCTCGTGGTCCGCCCGGGGCTCGGCTCCAAGTCGGGCTCCATGACCAAGCAAGAGCTGGACGACATCCTCAAGTTTGGGACAGAAGAGCTCTTCAAGGATGATGTGGAAG GCATGGTGTCTCAGGGACAGCGGATCACCATGCCGGATGCTGTCACCCCTTTCTCTGACGCGCTGTCAACCAAAGGGGGTGCAGTGACTCCCGGcatgaaaaaaaagcacagtggcACCCCACCAG GTGACAATAAGGATGTGGATGACAGCAGTGTGATCCACTACGATGACGCTGCCATCTCTAAGCTTCTGGACCGAAACCAGGATGCGACTGATGACACGGAGCTCCAGAACATGAACGAGTATCTCAGCTCCTTTAAAGTGGCCCAGTATGTTGTGAGAGAAGAGGATGGTGTG GAGGAGGTGGAACGTGAGATCATCAAGCAAGAGGAGAATGTGGACCCTGACtactgggagaagctgctgcggCACCACTatgagcagcagcaggaagatcTGGCCAGGAActtggggaaagggaagagaatcCGCAAGCAGGTCAACTACAATGACGCCTCGCAGGAGGACCAAG AGTGGCAGGATGAGCTCTCCGACAACCAGTCGGAGTACTCCATTGGCTctgaggatgaggatgaagacTTTGAAGAGAGGCCAGAAGGTCAGA GTGGCAGAAGACAATCCCGGAGGCAGCTGAAGAGTGACCGGGATAAGCCTCTCCCTCCTTTGCTGGCAAGAGTTGGGGGAAATATCGAG GTTCTCGGCTTCAACGCCCGCCAGCGCAAGGCTTTCCTGAATGCCATCATGCGCTGGGGCATGCCGCCCCAGGATGCCTTCAACTCTCACTGGCTGGTCCGGGATCTGCGAGGGAAGAGCGAGAAGGAGTTCAG GGCGTACGTCTCTCTCTTCATGAGACATTTGTGCGAACCTGGGGCAGACGGTGCCGAAACCTTTGCGGATGGCGTTCCCCGGGAAGGGCTGTCGCGCCAGCATGTGCTGACTCGGATAGGAGTCATGTCACTAGTAAGGAAGAAG GTCCAGGAGTTTGAGCATGTCAATGGGAAGTACAGCACTCCAGATCTGATCCTCGAGGGCCCGGAGAGCAAGAAGTCCAGCGAGATTGTGTCCTCGGGTCCCAACACCCCCATCCCAGCCAGCCCAGCACATATGCACGCGGGATCTGTGGCCCTTGTGG ACAAAATAGAAACCCAACTCGGGTTccaggaggaaaaggagcaagTGGAGCAGAAGTCCAGGAAGGTGTCTGACAGCCAG GTGCCTGTGAGCGCCGAGAAGGCGGAAAGCGAAGAGTGCACAGAAAGCTGCGACAGCAAGGAGAAGCCGAGGGTGGAGAAGCAAGAGGAGAGTGAAAAGGCTGAGCCTTCTCCTGAGCCCCTGGTGAAAG ATGAGGGCATTCAAGAGAAGGAGAAGCCTTTGGAGAAGCCGGAGTTGAACAGCAgcctggggaaaggggaggacaAAGAAGTCAAACCAG CAGAGGACGCCAAGGCGGAGGAGAAGGAGCAAAGCGAGGCTCAGCAAAACGgtgacagagaggaagaggaggatggaaAGAAGGATGACAGAAACATGAACTTCCGATTCATGTTCAACATTGCTGACGGCGGCTTTACAG AGCTGCACACGCTGTGGCAGAACGAGGAGAGGGCTGCCATCTCCTCTGGCAAGATCTACGACATCTGGCACCGCCGACACGACTACTGGCTGTTGGCAGGAATTGTCAC TCACGGCTATGCCCGCTGGCAGGACATCCAGAACGACCCACGCTACGTGATCCTGAACGAGCCGTTCAAGTCGGAGATACATAAGGGGAACTACCTCGAGATGAAGAACAAGTTCCTTGCCCGGCGGTTCAAG TTGCTGGAGCAGGCCCTGGTGATCGAGGAGCAGCTGCGGAGGGCTGCGTACCTCAACATGACCCAAGACCCCAGTCACCCGGCCATGGCATTGAACGCCCGTCTGGCTGAAGTGGAGTGCCTTGCCGAGAGCCACCAGCATCTCTCCAAAGAGTCCCTGGCTGGGAACAAGCCCGCAAATGCCGTCCTGCACAAGG TGCTGAACCAGCTCGAGGAGCTGCTGAGTGACATGAAGGCTGACGTGACGCGCCTGCCGTCCATGCTGTCCCGCATCCCGCCCGTGGCCGCCCGGCTGCAGATGTCCGAGCGGAGCATCCTCAGCCGCCTGGCCACCCGTGGCGGGGACCCCGCCGTCCAGCAG GGCTCCTTCGGCTCCTCCCAGATCTACAACAACAACTTTGGGCCAAATTTCCGAGGTCCTGGGCCGGGTGGGATTGTCAACTACAGCCAGATGCCTCTGGGACCGTACGTGACCG ATATTTAG